From Cognatishimia activa, one genomic window encodes:
- a CDS encoding HNH endonuclease: protein MQDPICPLCLRPIPADAKQSHHHLIPRLKGGKGGPTVLLHQICHNEIHATFTETELAREFNTIEALRSHERIAKFIAWITKRPATFHSRTPGPRRKR, encoded by the coding sequence ATGCAAGATCCGATCTGCCCATTGTGTTTGCGCCCCATTCCTGCGGATGCAAAACAAAGCCACCATCACCTGATCCCCCGGCTGAAGGGCGGAAAAGGTGGTCCAACAGTCTTGCTCCATCAGATTTGCCACAATGAGATACACGCCACTTTCACGGAAACGGAACTGGCACGGGAATTCAATACGATAGAGGCACTGCGATCCCATGAACGCATCGCCAAATTCATCGCATGGATAACCAAACGCCCGGCGACATTTCACTCACGAACACCCGGGCCAAGACGCAAGCGGTGA
- a CDS encoding mechanosensitive ion channel family protein: protein MENLSVDQQPEILVQALSYWDQGLAIAKEWVLSPAAWSQFALLVAAFLVALWISRRLRPILTKLLTPEAENNSVFAKARRFVLQFVPLLLPLLAFALTGVGENITRSVFGSGAVIAFGKRVFLFLAVRILVKEVIQDPFMKVLGKYLLIPLAGIYALGLLGPVMAKLDSTVIPLGNLSFSLLFLARFAIVGGVIFWLGRWSNTQSTAFIKNQSEMRPAMRELALKASEIAIFGIAFLLLMNIMGISLTSLAVLGGAIGVGLGFGLQKIASNFISGVILLLEGQATVGDYVELDGGEAGTIVKMTARAAILETFDGRWIVVPNEDFITTRVVNFSDSGSANRYEAPFSVSYDTDINKVPEIIEAAVAKLEFVLDDPDGPDCELRGFGDSGIDFAVEFWVNGIDDGKNKFTPKVLFAVWNALKDNGIEIPYPHRVVEFKGQIPDIAK, encoded by the coding sequence GTGGAAAATCTATCGGTGGATCAACAACCGGAAATCCTTGTCCAAGCGCTGTCTTATTGGGATCAGGGTCTAGCGATTGCCAAAGAATGGGTGCTGAGCCCTGCGGCTTGGTCACAGTTTGCGCTGCTCGTCGCTGCGTTTTTAGTCGCGCTGTGGATCAGTCGACGTTTGCGACCCATTCTGACCAAGCTGTTAACACCTGAAGCTGAAAACAACTCGGTTTTTGCGAAAGCGCGCCGATTTGTGCTGCAGTTTGTCCCGCTGCTCCTGCCGCTCTTAGCGTTTGCCCTGACTGGTGTTGGTGAAAACATCACCCGCAGCGTTTTTGGGTCCGGGGCCGTCATCGCTTTTGGTAAGCGTGTCTTTCTTTTCCTTGCGGTGCGTATCTTGGTCAAAGAGGTGATCCAAGATCCATTTATGAAAGTGCTTGGGAAGTATCTGCTCATACCATTGGCTGGTATCTATGCGCTTGGATTGTTGGGGCCAGTCATGGCGAAGCTGGATTCGACGGTGATCCCACTGGGCAATCTGAGCTTCTCACTCCTGTTCCTCGCAAGGTTTGCGATTGTTGGCGGGGTGATATTCTGGCTCGGTCGCTGGTCGAATACACAGTCGACCGCATTCATCAAAAACCAATCAGAGATGCGCCCAGCGATGCGCGAATTGGCTCTTAAGGCCAGCGAGATCGCTATTTTCGGCATCGCGTTCCTGCTGCTGATGAACATCATGGGCATCTCTCTAACATCCCTTGCAGTGCTTGGGGGTGCTATTGGTGTTGGTCTCGGTTTTGGCCTGCAAAAGATTGCCAGTAACTTTATCTCCGGCGTGATCCTACTTCTGGAAGGGCAGGCAACAGTTGGCGATTATGTAGAACTTGATGGCGGCGAGGCTGGCACCATTGTGAAAATGACTGCCCGCGCAGCCATTCTTGAGACCTTCGATGGCCGATGGATTGTGGTGCCGAATGAGGATTTCATTACCACTCGCGTAGTGAACTTCTCTGACAGTGGGTCGGCCAACCGCTATGAGGCACCTTTCTCAGTCAGTTATGACACGGACATCAACAAAGTGCCTGAGATCATCGAAGCTGCCGTCGCCAAACTTGAATTTGTGCTCGATGATCCAGATGGTCCCGATTGTGAACTACGCGGGTTTGGTGACTCCGGCATAGATTTCGCAGTTGAGTTCTGGGTAAACGGTATTGATGATGGCAAAAACAAGTTCACACCAAAAGTGCTGTTCGCCGTTTGGAACGCGCTGAAAGACAATGGCATAGAAATCCCATACCCACACCGTGTGGTCGAGTTCAAAGGCCAAATACCAGACATCGCAAAATGA